A single window of Psychrobacter raelei DNA harbors:
- the prmC gene encoding peptide chain release factor N(5)-glutamine methyltransferase yields MTAQQRLSISQMKKNDYGDLPEHWVADWLLYVLQKPASFLITDAEYKLTDAEQAHFESGIEQMHFGTPLAYLTGKQAFWSLDFFVNEHTLIPRPDTEVLIEQVLAWIDTHYAQVQNDDADDINDANKLPKRLLDLGTGSGCIAISVAHELQMLAPNHTASQWQVTAIDYSNPALEVARRNAALNNITNIEFIQSDWFSALEADNTNKESPRFDVIVSNPPYIVDNDEHLDKLKAEPLSALVAPDNGLADIRQIAEQARGYLVSGGLLAVEHGYDQGEALRQIFTDFGYTQVKTVQDYGGNDRVTMGVYL; encoded by the coding sequence ATGACGGCACAGCAGCGGTTGAGCATCAGCCAAATGAAAAAAAATGATTACGGTGATTTGCCTGAACACTGGGTCGCTGACTGGCTACTATATGTGTTACAAAAGCCTGCCTCATTTTTGATTACTGATGCAGAGTATAAGCTTACTGACGCTGAGCAAGCGCATTTTGAGTCTGGTATCGAGCAGATGCACTTTGGCACACCGCTGGCTTATCTGACTGGCAAGCAAGCATTTTGGTCGCTAGACTTCTTCGTTAATGAGCACACACTCATACCAAGACCAGATACGGAGGTGTTGATAGAGCAGGTATTAGCTTGGATTGATACGCATTATGCCCAAGTTCAGAACGATGATGCCGATGATATCAATGATGCCAACAAGTTGCCCAAGCGGTTATTGGACTTAGGCACAGGCTCAGGCTGTATCGCCATTAGTGTTGCGCATGAGCTGCAAATGTTAGCGCCCAATCATACAGCCAGTCAGTGGCAAGTGACCGCGATTGATTACTCTAACCCTGCTTTAGAGGTTGCTAGACGCAATGCGGCTTTAAATAACATCACCAATATTGAGTTTATCCAAAGCGATTGGTTTAGCGCATTAGAGGCAGATAATACAAATAAAGAGTCGCCACGCTTCGATGTCATCGTCTCCAATCCGCCTTATATCGTTGACAATGATGAGCACCTAGACAAGCTTAAAGCTGAGCCGTTATCGGCTTTGGTTGCGCCTGATAATGGGCTGGCTGATATTAGGCAGATAGCTGAGCAGGCGAGAGGCTATTTGGTAAGTGGCGGTCTGTTAGCGGTTGAGCATGGCTATGACCAAGGCGAGGCGTTGCGTCAAATATTCACTGACTTTGGCTATACACAGGTTAAGACCGTTCAAGATTATGGCGGCAATGATAGAGTGACGATGGGGGTTTATCTTTAA
- a CDS encoding AmpG family muropeptide MFS transporter yields the protein MSVSTPTKRSSKAELSPAKKSWIDSLKAFKDLRVLIMFFLGFAAGLPIMLIFSSLGLWLNEAGVDLSIITMFSWAGLGYAFKFIWAPLIDAIPVPILTNWLGRRRAWMVVAQLLIILAIYLMASVNPAEVNVLHLMAAGSVLLGFSAATQDIVIDAYRIELAPPEMQPVLSSIYVTGYRIGMIVAGAGSLYLAVYFGSTETAYSYEAWRNTYYVMALIMTLPLLTTFAGYEPTAEILQIKKQQLNLKLFSIYSAILLVPGTLIGLPYLIETLYNRLSGSSMVLVPKTVYPLLNNYFAVAIAAAPLLLLFLFINQPKIINKAPTVTESKNDYLRLVLVFVLSVVVFVAGYNLIGKVLPEFEDALAAFLIATLRLLASLGLAIISGLLLVKVGLVKKEVAMATWINPILDFFRRYGKKALLLLALIGLYRISDIVAGVISNVFYQEMGFDKTQIADAVKLVGVIMAIVGGFLGGMLAQRMRIMQVMMLGAILASSTNLLFILLTYHQGSVEYMYFAVIVDNLASGFASMVFIAFLSALTSIKFTAVQYAIFSSIMTLIPKVMGGYSGSIVEATSWPFFFTFTFVIGIPILVLIYLVDKYIVIGGNDDIYGDDVAASQLALDDTANTQPESKK from the coding sequence ATGTCTGTATCGACCCCTACTAAACGCAGCTCAAAAGCTGAGTTGTCCCCTGCCAAAAAATCTTGGATTGACTCTTTAAAGGCTTTTAAAGACCTGCGCGTCCTTATTATGTTCTTTTTAGGGTTCGCCGCCGGCTTGCCCATTATGCTGATTTTCTCAAGCTTGGGGCTTTGGCTGAATGAAGCAGGTGTGGATCTGAGTATCATCACCATGTTTAGTTGGGCAGGTCTTGGCTATGCGTTTAAATTCATCTGGGCGCCGCTTATTGATGCAATCCCTGTACCAATACTGACCAACTGGTTAGGGCGTCGCCGAGCATGGATGGTGGTCGCGCAGTTGCTGATTATTTTGGCCATTTATTTGATGGCCAGCGTCAACCCTGCTGAGGTCAATGTGCTGCATTTAATGGCAGCAGGATCCGTACTTTTAGGATTCTCCGCAGCAACGCAAGATATCGTCATTGATGCGTACCGTATTGAGCTTGCCCCGCCTGAAATGCAGCCGGTATTGTCCTCTATCTATGTTACCGGCTACCGCATCGGTATGATTGTCGCCGGTGCTGGATCTTTATATCTGGCCGTATACTTTGGCTCTACTGAAACGGCATATAGCTATGAGGCATGGCGTAATACTTACTATGTTATGGCGCTGATCATGACCCTACCTTTACTGACGACCTTTGCCGGCTACGAGCCGACCGCTGAGATTTTACAGATCAAAAAACAACAGCTTAACCTCAAGCTGTTCTCTATTTACTCGGCCATTTTATTGGTACCAGGTACTTTAATTGGGCTGCCGTATTTAATAGAAACCTTGTATAACAGACTGTCAGGTAGCAGTATGGTGTTGGTGCCTAAAACGGTTTATCCGCTACTAAATAACTATTTTGCTGTGGCCATCGCGGCTGCACCTTTGTTATTGCTGTTTTTGTTTATCAATCAGCCAAAAATTATTAATAAAGCGCCCACTGTGACCGAGTCCAAAAACGACTATCTCAGATTGGTATTGGTATTTGTACTATCCGTGGTGGTATTCGTGGCCGGTTATAACCTTATTGGTAAAGTACTTCCTGAGTTCGAAGATGCGCTGGCGGCCTTTTTAATCGCCACACTTCGCTTATTGGCAAGCTTAGGATTGGCAATTATCAGCGGTTTATTGTTGGTAAAAGTGGGCCTGGTCAAAAAAGAAGTGGCGATGGCCACTTGGATTAATCCTATCTTAGATTTTTTCCGCCGCTATGGCAAAAAGGCCTTGCTACTTTTGGCACTAATTGGCCTGTATCGTATCTCAGATATCGTCGCTGGCGTCATCTCAAACGTGTTTTATCAAGAGATGGGCTTTGATAAAACCCAAATCGCCGATGCGGTGAAGTTAGTTGGGGTTATTATGGCGATTGTCGGCGGCTTCTTAGGCGGTATGTTGGCTCAAAGAATGCGCATCATGCAGGTGATGATGCTCGGTGCTATCTTGGCGTCCTCTACCAACTTGTTATTCATCTTACTGACTTACCATCAAGGCAGTGTTGAGTATATGTATTTTGCGGTCATTGTCGATAACTTGGCATCAGGCTTTGCCAGTATGGTGTTTATTGCCTTCTTATCGGCGTTAACCTCGATTAAATTTACGGCGGTTCAGTACGCGATTTTTTCATCGATTATGACCCTAATTCCTAAGGTAATGGGTGGCTATTCAGGCTCTATTGTAGAGGCGACCAGCTGGCCGTTCTTCTTTACCTTTACCTTTGTTATTGGTATTCCGATTTTAGTGCTGATCTATTTGGTAGATAAGTATATCGTGATTGGCGGCAATGATGACATTTATGGCGACGATGTAGCAGCCAGTCAGCTGGCGCTTGATGATACTGCCAACACTCAGCCTGAAAGCAAAAAATAA
- a CDS encoding LysR substrate-binding domain-containing protein, whose amino-acid sequence MAIDVIVNQRHLQIQLKQLETVWHTVINGYNLSQAAQVLHTSQSSLSKHISALENQLKAEVFVRQGKRLTGLTPVGEALLPHIEAIFTEIRTIENISLDYNNPQTGTLTLATTHTQARYVLPDIIKQFKQQFPKVQLVLQQADPQTIANMVIRGQADIGIATEALLQNSYLRCYRYYDWSHRVIVPKDHELAELDSIDLPTLASYPLVTYHGGFTGRSAIDKTFHDAGLEPEIVLAALDADVISTYVGAGLGVGIIAEMAFEPGHYQNLTAIPVDHFGRFTSWIAVRDDAEIRHFGQAFIQLCQQQFSS is encoded by the coding sequence ATGGCCATTGATGTCATCGTCAATCAAAGACATTTACAAATTCAGCTTAAACAGTTAGAGACGGTATGGCATACCGTAATTAATGGCTATAACTTAAGCCAAGCGGCGCAAGTGCTACATACTAGCCAATCAAGCCTGTCAAAGCACATCTCCGCTTTAGAAAACCAATTAAAAGCCGAAGTCTTCGTGCGCCAAGGCAAGCGCTTAACCGGACTGACCCCTGTCGGTGAAGCGCTACTGCCCCATATTGAGGCAATTTTTACCGAAATTCGCACCATTGAGAATATCAGCCTTGATTACAACAACCCACAGACTGGTACACTAACCCTAGCCACCACCCATACCCAAGCACGCTATGTACTGCCAGATATTATCAAGCAGTTTAAGCAGCAGTTCCCTAAGGTGCAGCTGGTGCTACAGCAAGCCGATCCGCAAACGATTGCCAATATGGTCATTCGAGGTCAAGCCGATATCGGTATTGCTACTGAAGCACTGCTACAAAACTCTTATCTACGCTGCTACCGTTATTATGATTGGTCTCACCGTGTTATCGTGCCTAAAGACCATGAACTGGCAGAATTAGACAGTATTGATTTGCCGACTCTTGCCAGCTATCCTTTGGTCACCTATCACGGCGGCTTCACAGGTCGCAGTGCCATTGATAAGACCTTCCACGATGCCGGTCTTGAGCCTGAAATTGTCCTTGCTGCTCTCGATGCCGATGTGATTAGTACCTATGTTGGGGCAGGCCTTGGTGTGGGTATTATTGCTGAAATGGCCTTTGAGCCTGGTCATTACCAGAATCTGACTGCCATTCCTGTTGATCATTTTGGCCGCTTTACCAGTTGGATTGCGGTGCGAGATGACGCTGAGATTCGCCACTTTGGGCAGGCATTTATTCAGCTTTGCCAACAGCAATTTAGCAGCTAA
- a CDS encoding membrane-bound PQQ-dependent dehydrogenase, glucose/quinate/shikimate family — translation MQKFLAILMALFALPLLIGGGYLLSLGGSPYYVIAGIMMLLTAWLLLKRHWGAYALYSLFIIGSVIWAVWEAGFYWWALATRLGFPLIFGLLMLLPWVAKKMGDHKSKILTAPAGNTLHTPSSTGAAQVQPPVSQPLTSAPADTDNKGNPLYYWGLLASVVAGAAVSFGSMANNPTDKLGRLDLNTSTSDTTANLGDALSNGQQTPEGDWSAYGRTDYGQRYSPLSQINTENVKNLEVAWQIQTDDVKGPKDIGETTYQATPLKIGNALYLCTPHNWVMALDADTGESLWTFDPKVGENQKRQHQTCRGVSFYAGSQSPVNAIQASAATSANNTTLTAQKIEGNTFNNAPVQCDARIFIPTSDAKLYALNPETGQRCADFGDNGALDLMHNMPFKQAGFYYSTSPPVVAGNLVIVAGAVNDNYDINSPSGVIRAYDVRTGELKWNWDSGNPQQTAPLDVNDPNQVYKTSSPNSWSIATADEKLGLAYFPMGNRTPDQLGVYRTSEEEKYATSVVALDLKTGQARWVQQFVHHDLWDMDTPAQPTLLDLKTDKGVQPALVVPTKQGDVYVLNRATGEPILPIKERPAPQGDLIAGEHAAPTQPYSALSFEPKRLTEKDMWGASLIDQMMCRIEFNKLNYEGRYTPPSLNGTLVYPGNFGTFNWGSLAVDPESGVMFGMPTYLAFTSKLIPKHSLGDVETNKGEQGVNANEGADYAVEMGPFLSPLGVPCQQPPWGTIAAANLSTGDIAYQRKNGTVQDLSPLPLKFELGVPGIGGPIITKGGVAFLSAATENNFRAYDLATGDVLWNQRIPAGGQATPMTYLNSKGEQMVVLVAGGHGSVGTKIGDYVIAYKLAK, via the coding sequence ATGCAAAAATTTCTGGCTATTTTGATGGCATTGTTTGCGCTGCCCTTGCTTATTGGCGGCGGCTACTTGCTATCCTTAGGAGGCAGCCCCTATTATGTGATCGCGGGCATAATGATGCTACTGACCGCATGGCTACTGCTAAAAAGACATTGGGGGGCTTATGCCCTCTATAGCCTGTTTATCATTGGCTCAGTTATTTGGGCGGTATGGGAAGCAGGCTTTTATTGGTGGGCGTTGGCCACGCGCCTAGGCTTCCCACTTATCTTCGGTCTACTCATGCTGCTGCCTTGGGTCGCTAAGAAGATGGGAGATCATAAATCCAAAATCTTGACTGCGCCTGCCGGCAACACCCTGCATACCCCCTCAAGCACAGGTGCCGCTCAAGTACAGCCGCCTGTATCCCAGCCGCTGACTTCTGCGCCAGCCGATACCGATAATAAGGGTAACCCACTTTATTATTGGGGCTTATTGGCATCAGTAGTGGCCGGTGCTGCGGTATCTTTTGGTAGTATGGCCAACAATCCCACTGACAAATTGGGCCGCTTAGATCTAAATACCAGTACGTCAGACACTACAGCCAACTTAGGCGACGCCTTATCGAACGGTCAACAGACCCCTGAAGGAGATTGGAGTGCTTATGGCCGTACCGATTATGGTCAGCGCTATTCACCCCTGAGTCAAATTAATACCGAAAACGTCAAAAATCTAGAAGTGGCTTGGCAGATCCAAACCGATGATGTCAAAGGCCCTAAAGATATCGGTGAAACCACATATCAAGCCACACCACTGAAGATTGGCAATGCGCTATATCTATGTACCCCTCACAACTGGGTAATGGCACTAGATGCGGATACGGGTGAGAGTCTATGGACCTTTGATCCTAAGGTGGGTGAAAACCAAAAGCGCCAGCACCAAACGTGTCGCGGCGTCTCTTTTTATGCCGGCTCACAATCGCCAGTGAATGCCATTCAAGCTTCAGCCGCCACCTCGGCTAACAATACGACACTTACAGCGCAAAAAATCGAGGGCAATACCTTTAATAATGCGCCTGTGCAGTGTGATGCTCGCATCTTTATTCCTACCTCAGATGCTAAGCTTTATGCACTAAATCCTGAGACCGGACAACGCTGTGCAGACTTTGGCGATAACGGCGCGCTTGATTTGATGCACAATATGCCATTTAAACAAGCCGGTTTTTATTACTCAACGTCACCACCTGTTGTGGCCGGTAACCTGGTTATCGTAGCCGGTGCAGTCAATGACAACTATGATATTAACTCACCTTCTGGTGTTATCCGTGCTTATGATGTGCGTACAGGTGAGCTTAAGTGGAACTGGGACTCTGGTAACCCACAACAAACTGCGCCGCTGGATGTCAACGATCCCAATCAAGTGTACAAGACCAGTTCACCCAACTCTTGGTCTATTGCCACAGCTGATGAAAAGTTAGGCTTGGCTTATTTCCCAATGGGTAACCGTACCCCTGATCAGTTAGGTGTTTATCGCACCTCTGAAGAAGAAAAGTATGCCACCTCTGTGGTTGCCTTAGATCTAAAAACCGGACAAGCACGCTGGGTACAGCAGTTCGTACACCATGACTTGTGGGATATGGACACCCCTGCTCAGCCGACATTATTGGACTTAAAAACCGATAAAGGCGTGCAGCCTGCGCTTGTGGTTCCGACTAAGCAAGGTGATGTTTATGTGTTAAACCGTGCTACGGGTGAGCCTATCTTACCGATTAAAGAGCGCCCTGCACCGCAAGGTGACTTGATAGCAGGGGAACATGCTGCTCCCACTCAGCCTTACTCAGCACTAAGCTTTGAGCCAAAACGCTTAACTGAAAAAGACATGTGGGGGGCAAGCTTAATCGACCAAATGATGTGTCGTATTGAGTTTAATAAGCTGAACTATGAGGGCCGCTACACGCCACCTTCGCTCAATGGGACGTTGGTATATCCAGGTAACTTTGGTACCTTTAACTGGGGCAGCTTGGCGGTTGATCCAGAAAGTGGTGTCATGTTTGGTATGCCCACTTATTTGGCCTTCACCTCCAAGCTTATTCCTAAACACAGCTTAGGTGACGTGGAGACCAACAAAGGTGAGCAAGGGGTTAACGCCAACGAAGGCGCCGATTATGCCGTAGAGATGGGGCCTTTCTTATCGCCACTTGGCGTGCCTTGCCAGCAGCCACCTTGGGGCACGATTGCTGCCGCCAACTTAAGCACAGGCGACATCGCTTATCAGCGCAAAAACGGTACCGTACAAGACCTATCGCCTTTACCATTGAAGTTTGAGCTGGGTGTACCGGGTATTGGTGGTCCTATCATCACTAAAGGCGGCGTGGCCTTCTTATCAGCTGCAACTGAAAACAACTTCAGAGCTTATGACTTAGCAACCGGTGATGTGCTTTGGAACCAGCGTATACCGGCAGGTGGCCAAGCCACACCTATGACTTACTTAAACTCAAAAGGTGAGCAGATGGTGGTATTGGTAGCCGGTGGTCACGGCTCAGTCGGAACCAAAATTGGTGATTATGTGATTGCATATAAACTGGCCAAATAA
- a CDS encoding LLM class flavin-dependent oxidoreductase, which produces MSATPLSFLDLAPIPEGQTTAQGVAYTVDMAQKAEAIGLNRFWMAEHHNMPGIASAATSVLLSHIGAKTNKIRIGSGGVMLPNHAPLVIAEQFGTLHALYGDRIDLGLGRAPGTDGATFRALRRQMHDADRFPQDVQELMFFLGSDSDNSPVQSFPGAHSKVPVWILGSSLFGATLAAKLGLPYSFASHFAPRMMTQAITTYRENFEPSQYLDKPYVMLAANMLLADDDATARYHFTSAQQSFVRLRRGGRGQVPAPVESMDSIWSAPEKAMVDDALAVSFIGSVGRVRPLLQHFLEEHKPDELMVTANIYDQQARLHSLDLVPELEIFDLNP; this is translated from the coding sequence ATGAGCGCAACTCCTTTATCTTTTTTAGACTTAGCCCCTATCCCTGAGGGTCAAACCACTGCTCAGGGCGTGGCTTATACCGTGGATATGGCACAAAAGGCAGAAGCCATTGGCCTAAACCGCTTTTGGATGGCAGAACATCACAATATGCCTGGTATCGCCAGTGCCGCAACGTCAGTACTGCTCTCGCATATTGGTGCTAAAACCAACAAAATCCGTATCGGCTCAGGTGGTGTCATGCTGCCAAACCACGCGCCATTGGTGATAGCTGAGCAGTTCGGTACACTGCATGCTTTATATGGGGATCGTATTGACTTGGGATTGGGCCGTGCGCCTGGCACAGATGGGGCAACCTTTCGAGCACTGCGCCGTCAGATGCACGATGCCGATCGCTTTCCACAAGATGTGCAGGAGCTGATGTTCTTTTTGGGTAGCGACTCAGACAACAGTCCGGTTCAGTCCTTCCCAGGTGCTCATAGCAAGGTGCCAGTTTGGATTTTAGGCTCCTCACTGTTTGGTGCCACCTTAGCGGCTAAGCTTGGCTTGCCTTATTCATTTGCCTCACATTTTGCGCCGCGTATGATGACGCAGGCCATTACCACGTATCGCGAAAACTTTGAACCCTCACAGTATTTGGATAAGCCGTATGTGATGCTTGCGGCCAATATGCTACTTGCAGATGATGATGCCACGGCTCGCTATCATTTTACCTCTGCACAGCAAAGCTTTGTGCGCTTACGCCGTGGTGGCCGTGGTCAAGTACCCGCGCCCGTAGAGTCGATGGACAGTATCTGGAGCGCCCCTGAAAAAGCCATGGTCGATGATGCCTTAGCGGTATCTTTTATTGGCAGTGTTGGACGCGTGCGTCCTCTATTACAGCATTTCTTGGAGGAGCATAAGCCTGATGAGCTGATGGTCACTGCTAATATTTATGATCAGCAGGCGCGCCTGCACTCTTTGGACTTGGTACCTGAGCTTGAGATTTTCGATTTAAATCCCTAA
- a CDS encoding AEC family transporter, which translates to MIDAIVFALNIVLPNLILMGLGFFMYKQGQISKAFIDQASKLVFNYALPCLLFFSVIKSKVDFAEQLNLIAAGLLVTLVLFFGSEIYAKYFIERNEDKGVFVQGVFRSNMAIIGLATVANAYGNEGLSIGAVYMGVITLVFNVLAVITLTRTPTGESKPQARQRGYALMLGKKIVTNPLILSLLAAFAYKALAASLNLPQLPNVVTQTGSLLAALSLPLALICAGATIDMRSMLALSGLSMQASVGRIVIAPVLAVLVGLAFGLTGVHLGVLFLMVASPTAAASYVMAKAMGGNEVLAANILAFTTVFSLFGMAIGAAILRGLGWM; encoded by the coding sequence ATGATTGACGCCATTGTCTTTGCTTTAAATATTGTACTGCCCAACCTGATACTGATGGGGTTGGGCTTTTTTATGTATAAACAGGGTCAAATTAGTAAAGCCTTTATTGATCAAGCCTCAAAGCTGGTATTTAACTATGCTTTGCCTTGTTTGCTGTTTTTTAGCGTCATAAAAAGTAAGGTGGACTTTGCTGAGCAGTTAAACCTAATTGCGGCAGGTCTGCTGGTGACGTTAGTGTTATTTTTTGGCTCAGAAATTTATGCTAAGTACTTTATTGAGCGTAATGAAGATAAAGGTGTATTCGTCCAAGGCGTCTTTCGCAGTAACATGGCCATTATTGGCTTGGCCACAGTGGCCAACGCTTATGGCAATGAGGGGCTGAGTATCGGTGCTGTTTATATGGGGGTGATTACTCTGGTATTTAACGTGCTTGCAGTGATTACTTTAACCCGTACCCCAACAGGCGAATCAAAGCCGCAAGCCCGTCAGCGTGGCTACGCCCTTATGCTGGGTAAAAAAATAGTTACCAATCCATTAATTCTCTCCTTATTGGCCGCCTTTGCTTACAAAGCTTTGGCTGCCTCTTTAAACCTTCCTCAACTACCCAATGTGGTGACTCAGACCGGCTCACTTCTGGCTGCATTATCTCTGCCTTTGGCACTGATTTGTGCTGGTGCCACTATTGATATGCGCTCTATGCTTGCCTTATCTGGGCTATCTATGCAGGCCAGTGTGGGCCGTATTGTTATCGCACCTGTCTTAGCAGTATTGGTAGGACTTGCGTTTGGGCTCACTGGGGTGCACTTAGGTGTTTTATTTTTGATGGTTGCATCACCGACAGCCGCAGCCAGCTATGTCATGGCCAAGGCTATGGGAGGCAATGAAGTGCTTGCTGCCAATATCCTAGCTTTTACCACTGTCTTCTCCTTGTTTGGGATGGCAATAGGGGCGGCCATTTTACGTGGGCTTGGGTGGATGTAA
- the mnmG gene encoding tRNA uridine-5-carboxymethylaminomethyl(34) synthesis enzyme MnmG — protein MSSTSTSNTAGITYPKAYDVVVIGGGHAGTEAALAAARMGAQTLLLTHNIETLGQMSCNPAIGGIGKSHLVREIDALGGAMALATDKAGIQFRVLNSRKGAAVRATRAQADRILYKAAIRHTLENQPNLDLFQQGADDILVENGKACAVVTATGIIFRTKTVVLTSGTFLGGVIHIGLDNSKGGRAGDQPSIKLAERLRELKLPVGRLKTGTPARIDARTVDFSVMQTQPGDTPLPVMSFMGNVDMHPEQVNCFITHTNEKTHDIIRKHLDRSPLFSGTIEGVGPRYCPSIEDKIHRFADKNSHQIFIEPEGLTTHELYPNGISTSLPFDVQLEFIRTMAGLENAHITRPGYAIEYDYFNPQNLKPTLETKSIDSLYFAGQINGTTGYEEAGVQGLLAGVNAALSTQDNPVMDSWTPRRDQAYLGVLVDDLITHGTKEPYRMFTSRAEYRLLLREDNADQRLTEIGRKLGLVDDTRWQAYQQKMESMATESARLKDLWATPHNELGKKFTEQTGEVLSKEATAYDLLKRPNVGFNDIAAVTGAQVAADVGEQIEISVKYAGYIDRQQEDIDQMKRLENTQLPADFDYKAVSGLSNEIVQKLNDIRPATLAQASRISGVTPAAIQLLGMTLKKQKKAKAALDI, from the coding sequence ATGTCATCTACTTCCACATCGAATACCGCTGGTATCACTTATCCTAAGGCCTATGACGTTGTTGTCATTGGTGGGGGACATGCCGGTACCGAAGCAGCATTGGCGGCTGCGCGTATGGGCGCACAAACGCTATTGCTGACCCATAATATTGAGACATTAGGACAGATGAGCTGTAACCCAGCCATTGGGGGTATTGGCAAATCGCACTTGGTACGTGAGATTGATGCGTTAGGCGGCGCTATGGCTTTGGCCACTGATAAGGCAGGTATCCAGTTTCGGGTATTAAACAGCCGTAAAGGGGCTGCAGTGCGTGCCACCCGAGCTCAAGCCGATCGTATTTTGTACAAAGCCGCCATTCGCCATACGCTAGAAAATCAGCCTAACTTAGATTTATTTCAGCAAGGCGCTGATGATATTTTGGTCGAAAATGGCAAAGCCTGTGCGGTAGTAACGGCGACGGGTATTATCTTTCGAACCAAGACAGTGGTGCTGACGTCAGGCACTTTCTTAGGCGGTGTGATCCACATTGGCTTAGATAACTCTAAAGGCGGACGTGCCGGCGACCAGCCCTCAATCAAATTGGCTGAGCGTTTGCGTGAATTAAAGCTGCCTGTGGGGCGATTAAAGACAGGGACACCTGCGCGTATCGATGCACGCACGGTAGACTTCAGTGTGATGCAGACGCAGCCAGGGGATACGCCGCTACCTGTCATGAGCTTTATGGGTAATGTGGATATGCATCCTGAGCAGGTGAACTGCTTTATCACCCATACCAATGAAAAGACGCACGACATTATCCGTAAGCATCTAGACCGCTCACCTCTGTTTTCAGGTACTATTGAAGGGGTAGGTCCGCGCTATTGTCCCTCCATTGAGGATAAAATCCACCGTTTTGCGGACAAAAATAGCCATCAGATTTTTATTGAGCCAGAAGGCTTGACCACCCATGAGCTATACCCAAATGGTATCTCAACCAGTCTGCCCTTTGACGTGCAGCTTGAGTTTATTCGTACCATGGCCGGTCTAGAGAATGCACATATTACTCGCCCAGGCTATGCCATCGAGTATGATTACTTTAATCCGCAAAATCTTAAGCCCACGTTAGAAACCAAGTCTATTGATAGCTTATACTTTGCCGGTCAAATTAATGGTACCACAGGCTATGAAGAAGCTGGCGTGCAGGGGTTATTGGCCGGGGTCAACGCCGCCTTATCTACCCAAGACAATCCAGTAATGGACAGCTGGACACCACGCCGTGACCAAGCGTATCTGGGCGTGTTGGTCGATGACTTAATTACCCACGGGACAAAAGAGCCGTATCGTATGTTCACCAGCCGCGCCGAATACCGCCTATTGCTGCGTGAAGACAATGCCGATCAGCGTTTGACTGAAATTGGTCGCAAGCTTGGCTTAGTGGATGACACCCGCTGGCAGGCTTATCAGCAAAAAATGGAATCGATGGCCACTGAATCTGCGCGTCTAAAAGACTTGTGGGCCACACCGCACAACGAGCTTGGCAAAAAATTCACTGAGCAAACCGGTGAAGTGTTGTCAAAAGAGGCCACCGCTTATGACTTATTAAAGCGTCCCAATGTGGGCTTTAACGACATCGCTGCGGTCACGGGTGCACAAGTGGCGGCTGATGTGGGTGAACAGATTGAAATCTCAGTCAAATATGCAGGCTATATCGATCGTCAGCAAGAAGACATTGATCAGATGAAGCGCTTAGAGAATACGCAGCTGCCTGCTGATTTTGATTATAAAGCGGTATCAGGTCTGTCCAATGAGATTGTACAAAAGCTCAATGATATTCGTCCGGCAACTTTGGCCCAGGCCAGCCGCATCAGCGGGGTTACCCCAGCTGCCATTCAGCTTTTGGGTATGACGTTGAAAAAACAGAAAAAAGCCAAAGCGGCGTTAGATATCTAG